The following coding sequences lie in one Nerophis lumbriciformis linkage group LG02, RoL_Nlum_v2.1, whole genome shotgun sequence genomic window:
- the LOC133610905 gene encoding TBC1 domain family member 12-like isoform X1: protein MAATRERGGRLVVDVNENEEDEARRLKCALALRQGGDVSAGHDAEVDHDGTGADGRSPEHRLTCLNGTTESWRDEEGGGGPGVAASCPAVTPATSRHAGKNRASPAGEEDTDGFGGPPCLGTKSQASMPNGDADHCGPHTDLCGPHADLCGPLADHCGPLADHCGPLADHCGPLADHCGPLADHCGPLADHCGPLADHCGPQADHCGPLADLCGPLADHCGPLADHCGPLADHCGPLAGHCGPLADHCGPLADHCGPRADLCGARADLCGPLADHCGPLADLCGPRADHKEPRQVNGGFHAYEEAQSGVWSSGDCSGGSAGPPASVDSPGAGPPSPAPSAASGLSEDSSPSEQDCSGPGLVGRPRSLRTEPNLAVSLSCDATPLSPADDGGFGFGDQGDFRNTFETGRRQSAPDQLPVLNTQLDCSESKLMPKRFGIADFFTRSLFSKRAKDSKASAHNASGRRAFNKPREEDAAKDSAPSSTEQLSPQRPLAAGRKKNLEFEPLSTTALILEDRPPNLPAKSVEETQRHKLEYEEMVAGAKRRELKEAQKKKRQMKERHRHEDSISNAMVVWNTQILPHWDTMKGTRRVRDLWWQGLPPSVRGRVWSLAIGNELNITAELYDIFLCRAKEKWRSYSETSSVNDSESDGGASLADRESSLDLIKLDISRTFPSLFIFQKGGPYHDLLHSVLGAYTCYRPDIGYVQGMSFIAAVLILNLEEAEAFITFANLLNKPCQMAFFRVDHELMLKYFAVFEVFFEENLPRLFSHFQTNKLTPDLYLIDWIFTLYSKSLPLDVACRVWDVFCRDGEESLFRTGLGILRLFEDVLLQMDFIHIAQFLSRLPEDLQAHTLFAAMASTHMISRNRRWAQVFSSPPPRNRSKDGEKNGSPALRS from the exons ATGGCGGCGACGAGGGAGCGCGGAGGCCGCTTGGTCGTCGACGTGAACGAGAACGAAGAAGACGAAGCGCGACGACTCAAATGCGCCCTGGCACTCCGACAAGGAGGTGACGTCAGCGCGGGTCATGATGCTGAGGTCGACCACGACGGTACCGGCGCCGACGGAAGGTCACCTGagcaccgcctcacctgcctgAACGGAACCACTGAGTCATGGCGTGACGAGGAAGGAGGAGGCGGGCCCGGCGTCGCCGCTTCCTGTCCGGCTGTGACACCGGCGACGTCGCGGCACGCTGGGAAGAACCGGGCGAGCCCGGCTGGGGAGGAGGATACGGACGGGTTCGGTGGGCCCCCATGTTTGGGAACAAAGTCTCAAGCAAGCATGCCTAACGGGGATGCGGATCACTGTGGTCCTCACACAGACCTATGTGGTCCTCACGCAGACCTTTGTGGTCCTCTAGCAGACCATTGTGGTCCTCTAGCAGACCATTGTGGTCCTCTAGCAGACCATTGTGGTCCTCTCGCAGACCATTGTGGTCCTCTCGCAGACCATTGTGGTCCTCTCGCAGACCATTGTGGTCCTCTCGCAGACCATTGTGGTCCTCAAGCAGACCATTGTGGTCCTCTAGCAGACCTTTGTGGTCCTCTAGCAGACCATTGTGGTCCTCTAGCAGACCATTGTGGTCCTCTAGCAGACCATTGTGGTCCTCTAGCAGGCCATTGTGGTCCTCTAGCAGACCATTGTGGTCCTCTAGCAGACCATTGTGGTCCTCGCGCAGACCTTTGTGGTGCTCGCGCAGACCTTTGTGGTCCTCTAGCAGACCATTGTGGTCCTCTAGCAGACCTTTGTGGTCCTCGTGCAGACCACAAAGAACCGAGACAAGTCAACGGGGGCTTCCATGCTTACGAAGAAGCCCAGTCCGGTGTTTGGAGCTCAGGTGACTGCAGCGGGGGTTCGGCCGGCCCGCCCGCCTCTGTGGACTCGCCGGGGGCCGGACCGCCTTCCCCCGCCCCGTCCGCCGCCTCGGGACTGAGCGAGGACAGCTCGCCGTCCGAGCAGGACTGTTCCGGGCCCGGTTTGGTCGGCCGGCCTCGTAGTCTGAGGACCGAGCCGAACCTCGCCGTGTCCCTCAGCTGTGACGCCACCCCGCTGTCCCCCGCCGACGACGGGGGGTTCGGTTTCGGGGACCAGGGCGACTTTCGGAACACTTTTGAGACGGGCCGCCGGCAAAGTGCACCGGACCAGCTACCGGTTCTCAACACGCAGCTGGACTGCTCTGAGTCCAAACTGATGCCCAAGAGGTTCGGAATAGCTGATTTCTTCACcag GAGCCTGTTTTCGAAGAGAGCCAAAGACTCCAAGGCGTCGGCCCACAATGCATCAGGCAGGCGAGCGTTTAACAAGCCCAGGGAGGAGGACGCCGCCAAAGACTCCGCCCCCTCCTCCACAGAGCAG CTGTCTCCTCAGCGCCCTCTAGCTGCCGGTAGGAAGAAGAACCTGGAGTTTGAGCCACTCTCCACCACAGCACTCATCCTGGAGGACCGGCCGCC GAACCTTCCTGCCAAGTCTGTGGAGGAAACGCAGAGACACAAACTGGAGTATGAGGAGATGGTGGCCGGCGCCAAGAGgagag AGCTGAAGGAGGCGCAGAAGAAGAAGCGTCAGATGAAGGAGCGACATCGCCACGAGGACAGCATCTCCAACGCCATGGTGGTCTGGAACACCCAGATCCTCCCCCACTGGGacacaat gaaggGTACGCGGCGTGTCAGGGATCTGTGGTGGCAGGGGCTTCCTCCCAGCGTGCGAGGTCGGGTGTGGAGCCTCGCCATCGGCAACGAGCTCAACATCACAGCAG AACTCTACGACATCTTCCTGTGTCGCGCCAAGGAGAAGTGGAGGAGCTACAGCGAGACCAGCTCCGTCAACGACAGTGAGAGCg ACGGGGGGGCCTCACTGGCCGACAGAGAGTCCAGTCTAGACCTCATCAAGCTGGACATTTCCAGAACCTTCCCGTCGCTCTTCATCTTTCAGAAG GGCGGTCCCTATCACGACCTCCTCCACAGCGTGCTGGGAGCGTACACCTGCTACAGACCTGACATCGGATAC gtgcaAGGAATGTCCTTCATCGCTGCCGTGCTCATCCTCAACCTGGAGGAGGCCGAGGCCTTCATCACCTTCGCCAACTTGCTGAATAAACCTTGTCAGATGGCCTTCTTCAGAGTGGACCACGAGCTG ATGTTGAAATATTTTGCCGTCTTCGAGGTGTTCTTCGAGGAGAACCTGCCTCGTCTCTTCAGCCACTTCCAGACCAACAAGTTGACCCCTGACCTCTACCTGATCGACTG GATCTTCACGCTGTACAGCAAGTCCCTCCCGCTGGACGTGGCGTGCCGCGTCTGGGACGTCTTCTGCCGGGACGGCGAGGAGAGCTTGTTCAGGACGGGTTTGGGCATCCTGCGACTGTTCGAGGACGTGCTGCTGCAGATGGACTTTATCCACATCGCCCAGTTCCTCAGCCGCCTGCCCGAAGACCTGCAGGCCCACACGCTCTTCGCCGCCATGGCCAGCACGCACATGATCAGCAGGAACCGCCGCTGGGCTCAG
- the LOC133610905 gene encoding TBC1 domain family member 12-like isoform X2, giving the protein MAATRERGGRLVVDVNENEEDEARRLKCALALRQGGDVSAGHDAEVDHDGTGADGRSPEHRLTCLNGTTESWRDEEGGGGPGVAASCPAVTPATSRHAGKNRASPAGEEDTDGFGGPPCLGTKSQASMPNGDADHCGPHTDLCGPHADLCGPLADHCGPLADHCGPLADHCGPLADHCGPLADHCGPLADHCGPLADHCGPQADHCGPLADLCGPLADHCGPLADHCGPLADHCGPLAGHCGPLADHCGPLADHCGPRADLCGARADLCGPLADHCGPLADLCGPRADHKEPRQVNGGFHAYEEAQSGVWSSGDCSGGSAGPPASVDSPGAGPPSPAPSAASGLSEDSSPSEQDCSGPGLVGRPRSLRTEPNLAVSLSCDATPLSPADDGGFGFGDQGDFRNTFETGRRQSAPDQLPVLNTQLDCSESKLMPKRFGIADFFTRSLFSKRAKDSKASAHNASGRRAFNKPREEDAAKDSAPSSTEQRPLAAGRKKNLEFEPLSTTALILEDRPPNLPAKSVEETQRHKLEYEEMVAGAKRRELKEAQKKKRQMKERHRHEDSISNAMVVWNTQILPHWDTMKGTRRVRDLWWQGLPPSVRGRVWSLAIGNELNITAELYDIFLCRAKEKWRSYSETSSVNDSESDGGASLADRESSLDLIKLDISRTFPSLFIFQKGGPYHDLLHSVLGAYTCYRPDIGYVQGMSFIAAVLILNLEEAEAFITFANLLNKPCQMAFFRVDHELMLKYFAVFEVFFEENLPRLFSHFQTNKLTPDLYLIDWIFTLYSKSLPLDVACRVWDVFCRDGEESLFRTGLGILRLFEDVLLQMDFIHIAQFLSRLPEDLQAHTLFAAMASTHMISRNRRWAQVFSSPPPRNRSKDGEKNGSPALRS; this is encoded by the exons ATGGCGGCGACGAGGGAGCGCGGAGGCCGCTTGGTCGTCGACGTGAACGAGAACGAAGAAGACGAAGCGCGACGACTCAAATGCGCCCTGGCACTCCGACAAGGAGGTGACGTCAGCGCGGGTCATGATGCTGAGGTCGACCACGACGGTACCGGCGCCGACGGAAGGTCACCTGagcaccgcctcacctgcctgAACGGAACCACTGAGTCATGGCGTGACGAGGAAGGAGGAGGCGGGCCCGGCGTCGCCGCTTCCTGTCCGGCTGTGACACCGGCGACGTCGCGGCACGCTGGGAAGAACCGGGCGAGCCCGGCTGGGGAGGAGGATACGGACGGGTTCGGTGGGCCCCCATGTTTGGGAACAAAGTCTCAAGCAAGCATGCCTAACGGGGATGCGGATCACTGTGGTCCTCACACAGACCTATGTGGTCCTCACGCAGACCTTTGTGGTCCTCTAGCAGACCATTGTGGTCCTCTAGCAGACCATTGTGGTCCTCTAGCAGACCATTGTGGTCCTCTCGCAGACCATTGTGGTCCTCTCGCAGACCATTGTGGTCCTCTCGCAGACCATTGTGGTCCTCTCGCAGACCATTGTGGTCCTCAAGCAGACCATTGTGGTCCTCTAGCAGACCTTTGTGGTCCTCTAGCAGACCATTGTGGTCCTCTAGCAGACCATTGTGGTCCTCTAGCAGACCATTGTGGTCCTCTAGCAGGCCATTGTGGTCCTCTAGCAGACCATTGTGGTCCTCTAGCAGACCATTGTGGTCCTCGCGCAGACCTTTGTGGTGCTCGCGCAGACCTTTGTGGTCCTCTAGCAGACCATTGTGGTCCTCTAGCAGACCTTTGTGGTCCTCGTGCAGACCACAAAGAACCGAGACAAGTCAACGGGGGCTTCCATGCTTACGAAGAAGCCCAGTCCGGTGTTTGGAGCTCAGGTGACTGCAGCGGGGGTTCGGCCGGCCCGCCCGCCTCTGTGGACTCGCCGGGGGCCGGACCGCCTTCCCCCGCCCCGTCCGCCGCCTCGGGACTGAGCGAGGACAGCTCGCCGTCCGAGCAGGACTGTTCCGGGCCCGGTTTGGTCGGCCGGCCTCGTAGTCTGAGGACCGAGCCGAACCTCGCCGTGTCCCTCAGCTGTGACGCCACCCCGCTGTCCCCCGCCGACGACGGGGGGTTCGGTTTCGGGGACCAGGGCGACTTTCGGAACACTTTTGAGACGGGCCGCCGGCAAAGTGCACCGGACCAGCTACCGGTTCTCAACACGCAGCTGGACTGCTCTGAGTCCAAACTGATGCCCAAGAGGTTCGGAATAGCTGATTTCTTCACcag GAGCCTGTTTTCGAAGAGAGCCAAAGACTCCAAGGCGTCGGCCCACAATGCATCAGGCAGGCGAGCGTTTAACAAGCCCAGGGAGGAGGACGCCGCCAAAGACTCCGCCCCCTCCTCCACAGAGCAG CGCCCTCTAGCTGCCGGTAGGAAGAAGAACCTGGAGTTTGAGCCACTCTCCACCACAGCACTCATCCTGGAGGACCGGCCGCC GAACCTTCCTGCCAAGTCTGTGGAGGAAACGCAGAGACACAAACTGGAGTATGAGGAGATGGTGGCCGGCGCCAAGAGgagag AGCTGAAGGAGGCGCAGAAGAAGAAGCGTCAGATGAAGGAGCGACATCGCCACGAGGACAGCATCTCCAACGCCATGGTGGTCTGGAACACCCAGATCCTCCCCCACTGGGacacaat gaaggGTACGCGGCGTGTCAGGGATCTGTGGTGGCAGGGGCTTCCTCCCAGCGTGCGAGGTCGGGTGTGGAGCCTCGCCATCGGCAACGAGCTCAACATCACAGCAG AACTCTACGACATCTTCCTGTGTCGCGCCAAGGAGAAGTGGAGGAGCTACAGCGAGACCAGCTCCGTCAACGACAGTGAGAGCg ACGGGGGGGCCTCACTGGCCGACAGAGAGTCCAGTCTAGACCTCATCAAGCTGGACATTTCCAGAACCTTCCCGTCGCTCTTCATCTTTCAGAAG GGCGGTCCCTATCACGACCTCCTCCACAGCGTGCTGGGAGCGTACACCTGCTACAGACCTGACATCGGATAC gtgcaAGGAATGTCCTTCATCGCTGCCGTGCTCATCCTCAACCTGGAGGAGGCCGAGGCCTTCATCACCTTCGCCAACTTGCTGAATAAACCTTGTCAGATGGCCTTCTTCAGAGTGGACCACGAGCTG ATGTTGAAATATTTTGCCGTCTTCGAGGTGTTCTTCGAGGAGAACCTGCCTCGTCTCTTCAGCCACTTCCAGACCAACAAGTTGACCCCTGACCTCTACCTGATCGACTG GATCTTCACGCTGTACAGCAAGTCCCTCCCGCTGGACGTGGCGTGCCGCGTCTGGGACGTCTTCTGCCGGGACGGCGAGGAGAGCTTGTTCAGGACGGGTTTGGGCATCCTGCGACTGTTCGAGGACGTGCTGCTGCAGATGGACTTTATCCACATCGCCCAGTTCCTCAGCCGCCTGCCCGAAGACCTGCAGGCCCACACGCTCTTCGCCGCCATGGCCAGCACGCACATGATCAGCAGGAACCGCCGCTGGGCTCAG
- the LOC133610905 gene encoding TBC1 domain family member 12-like isoform X3 — protein sequence MAATRERGGRLVVDVNENEEDEARRLKCALALRQGGDVSAGHDAEVDHDGTGADGRSPEHRLTCLNGTTESWRDEEGGGGPGVAASCPAVTPATSRHAGKNRASPAGEEDTDGFGGPPCLGTKSQASMPNGDADHCGPHTDLCGPHADLCGPLADHCGPLADHCGPLADHCGPLADHCGPLADHCGPLADHCGPLADHCGPQADHCGPLADLCGPLADHCGPLADHCGPLADHCGPLAGHCGPLADHCGPLADHCGPRADLCGARADLCGPLADHCGPLADLCGPRADHKEPRQVNGGFHAYEEAQSGVWSSGDCSGGSAGPPASVDSPGAGPPSPAPSAASGLSEDSSPSEQDCSGPGLVGRPRSLRTEPNLAVSLSCDATPLSPADDGGFGFGDQGDFRNTFETGRRQSAPDQLPVLNTQLDCSESKLMPKRSLFSKRAKDSKASAHNASGRRAFNKPREEDAAKDSAPSSTEQLSPQRPLAAGRKKNLEFEPLSTTALILEDRPPNLPAKSVEETQRHKLEYEEMVAGAKRRELKEAQKKKRQMKERHRHEDSISNAMVVWNTQILPHWDTMKGTRRVRDLWWQGLPPSVRGRVWSLAIGNELNITAELYDIFLCRAKEKWRSYSETSSVNDSESDGGASLADRESSLDLIKLDISRTFPSLFIFQKGGPYHDLLHSVLGAYTCYRPDIGYVQGMSFIAAVLILNLEEAEAFITFANLLNKPCQMAFFRVDHELMLKYFAVFEVFFEENLPRLFSHFQTNKLTPDLYLIDWIFTLYSKSLPLDVACRVWDVFCRDGEESLFRTGLGILRLFEDVLLQMDFIHIAQFLSRLPEDLQAHTLFAAMASTHMISRNRRWAQVFSSPPPRNRSKDGEKNGSPALRS from the exons ATGGCGGCGACGAGGGAGCGCGGAGGCCGCTTGGTCGTCGACGTGAACGAGAACGAAGAAGACGAAGCGCGACGACTCAAATGCGCCCTGGCACTCCGACAAGGAGGTGACGTCAGCGCGGGTCATGATGCTGAGGTCGACCACGACGGTACCGGCGCCGACGGAAGGTCACCTGagcaccgcctcacctgcctgAACGGAACCACTGAGTCATGGCGTGACGAGGAAGGAGGAGGCGGGCCCGGCGTCGCCGCTTCCTGTCCGGCTGTGACACCGGCGACGTCGCGGCACGCTGGGAAGAACCGGGCGAGCCCGGCTGGGGAGGAGGATACGGACGGGTTCGGTGGGCCCCCATGTTTGGGAACAAAGTCTCAAGCAAGCATGCCTAACGGGGATGCGGATCACTGTGGTCCTCACACAGACCTATGTGGTCCTCACGCAGACCTTTGTGGTCCTCTAGCAGACCATTGTGGTCCTCTAGCAGACCATTGTGGTCCTCTAGCAGACCATTGTGGTCCTCTCGCAGACCATTGTGGTCCTCTCGCAGACCATTGTGGTCCTCTCGCAGACCATTGTGGTCCTCTCGCAGACCATTGTGGTCCTCAAGCAGACCATTGTGGTCCTCTAGCAGACCTTTGTGGTCCTCTAGCAGACCATTGTGGTCCTCTAGCAGACCATTGTGGTCCTCTAGCAGACCATTGTGGTCCTCTAGCAGGCCATTGTGGTCCTCTAGCAGACCATTGTGGTCCTCTAGCAGACCATTGTGGTCCTCGCGCAGACCTTTGTGGTGCTCGCGCAGACCTTTGTGGTCCTCTAGCAGACCATTGTGGTCCTCTAGCAGACCTTTGTGGTCCTCGTGCAGACCACAAAGAACCGAGACAAGTCAACGGGGGCTTCCATGCTTACGAAGAAGCCCAGTCCGGTGTTTGGAGCTCAGGTGACTGCAGCGGGGGTTCGGCCGGCCCGCCCGCCTCTGTGGACTCGCCGGGGGCCGGACCGCCTTCCCCCGCCCCGTCCGCCGCCTCGGGACTGAGCGAGGACAGCTCGCCGTCCGAGCAGGACTGTTCCGGGCCCGGTTTGGTCGGCCGGCCTCGTAGTCTGAGGACCGAGCCGAACCTCGCCGTGTCCCTCAGCTGTGACGCCACCCCGCTGTCCCCCGCCGACGACGGGGGGTTCGGTTTCGGGGACCAGGGCGACTTTCGGAACACTTTTGAGACGGGCCGCCGGCAAAGTGCACCGGACCAGCTACCGGTTCTCAACACGCAGCTGGACTGCTCTGAGTCCAAACTGATGCCCAAGAG GAGCCTGTTTTCGAAGAGAGCCAAAGACTCCAAGGCGTCGGCCCACAATGCATCAGGCAGGCGAGCGTTTAACAAGCCCAGGGAGGAGGACGCCGCCAAAGACTCCGCCCCCTCCTCCACAGAGCAG CTGTCTCCTCAGCGCCCTCTAGCTGCCGGTAGGAAGAAGAACCTGGAGTTTGAGCCACTCTCCACCACAGCACTCATCCTGGAGGACCGGCCGCC GAACCTTCCTGCCAAGTCTGTGGAGGAAACGCAGAGACACAAACTGGAGTATGAGGAGATGGTGGCCGGCGCCAAGAGgagag AGCTGAAGGAGGCGCAGAAGAAGAAGCGTCAGATGAAGGAGCGACATCGCCACGAGGACAGCATCTCCAACGCCATGGTGGTCTGGAACACCCAGATCCTCCCCCACTGGGacacaat gaaggGTACGCGGCGTGTCAGGGATCTGTGGTGGCAGGGGCTTCCTCCCAGCGTGCGAGGTCGGGTGTGGAGCCTCGCCATCGGCAACGAGCTCAACATCACAGCAG AACTCTACGACATCTTCCTGTGTCGCGCCAAGGAGAAGTGGAGGAGCTACAGCGAGACCAGCTCCGTCAACGACAGTGAGAGCg ACGGGGGGGCCTCACTGGCCGACAGAGAGTCCAGTCTAGACCTCATCAAGCTGGACATTTCCAGAACCTTCCCGTCGCTCTTCATCTTTCAGAAG GGCGGTCCCTATCACGACCTCCTCCACAGCGTGCTGGGAGCGTACACCTGCTACAGACCTGACATCGGATAC gtgcaAGGAATGTCCTTCATCGCTGCCGTGCTCATCCTCAACCTGGAGGAGGCCGAGGCCTTCATCACCTTCGCCAACTTGCTGAATAAACCTTGTCAGATGGCCTTCTTCAGAGTGGACCACGAGCTG ATGTTGAAATATTTTGCCGTCTTCGAGGTGTTCTTCGAGGAGAACCTGCCTCGTCTCTTCAGCCACTTCCAGACCAACAAGTTGACCCCTGACCTCTACCTGATCGACTG GATCTTCACGCTGTACAGCAAGTCCCTCCCGCTGGACGTGGCGTGCCGCGTCTGGGACGTCTTCTGCCGGGACGGCGAGGAGAGCTTGTTCAGGACGGGTTTGGGCATCCTGCGACTGTTCGAGGACGTGCTGCTGCAGATGGACTTTATCCACATCGCCCAGTTCCTCAGCCGCCTGCCCGAAGACCTGCAGGCCCACACGCTCTTCGCCGCCATGGCCAGCACGCACATGATCAGCAGGAACCGCCGCTGGGCTCAG